The following are encoded in a window of Rosa chinensis cultivar Old Blush chromosome 4, RchiOBHm-V2, whole genome shotgun sequence genomic DNA:
- the LOC112198685 gene encoding probable prefoldin subunit 5: protein MAMSVRGEMEKLSMEQLKAVKEQTDLEVNLLQDSLNNILTATTRLELTSSALHDLSLRPTGKKMLVPLTASLYVPGTLQDPDQVLVDVGTGYFIEKNMPQAKDYCDRKINLLKSNFEQLVEVASKKKSISDEAGLLLQAKLKQMAPTA from the exons ATGGCGATGAGCGTGAGAGGAGAGATGGAGAAGCTGAGCATGGAGCAGTTGAAGGCAGTGAAAGAGCAAACTGATCTGGAGGTCAATCTTCTCCAGGACTCTCTCAACAACATCCTCACCGCCACCACCCGCCTGGAGCTCACCTCCTCCGCCCTCCACGACCTCTCCCTCCGACCCACCGGCAAAAAGATGCTCGTCCCTCTTACCGCCTCCCTTTACGTCCCCGGAACTCTCCAGGACCCCGACCAGGTCCTCGTCGACGTCGGCACCGGCTACTTCATCGAGAAGAACATGCCTCAAGCCAAAGACTACTGCGACCGCAAGATCAATCTCCTCAAGTCCAATTTCGAACAACTCGTTGAG GTTGCTTCTAAGAAGAAAAGCATATCTGATGAAGCTGGGTTACTTTTGCAAGCAAAACTGAAGCAGATGGCTCCTACAGCATAG